In a single window of the Aminomonas paucivorans DSM 12260 genome:
- a CDS encoding NADH-dependent [FeFe] hydrogenase, group A6: protein MISLNIDGKYVKVPEGSTILDAAKALGIEIPTLCHLDLHAVGLVNKGASCRICVVEVKGRRNLAPACATPAVEGMEVKTNTIRVLNARKTVLELLLSDHPKDCLTCAKSGNCELQEMAERFCLRENRYEGGLQSTYKKDHSPSLERDMDKCVMCRRCETMCNEVQTVGVLSGVNRGFTSVVAPAFEKPLEESVCTFCGQCAAVCPTGALVERDYSWQVIEALADPEKVVVVQTAPAVRAALGEEFGLEPGTLVTGKMAAALRALGFDHVFDTDFAADLTIMEEASEFLDRLTRHLNGDKDVRLPILTSCCPAWVKFFEHQFPDMLDVPSTAKSPQQMFGAIAKSYFAQKLGIPREKMVVVSIMPCLAKKYECSRPEFAENGNPDVDISISTRELAHLIKRANIDFLALPDEDFDKPLGESTGAAVIFGTTGGVIEAAVRSAVEWATKQPLDSVDFTALRGFQGCREAKLPVGDLTLHIGIAHGLGNARRLLEAVRKGEVEPFHAIEIMACPGGCVGGGGQPYHHGNLEIVKKRAEAIYREDRNKPIRKSHENPDIIRLYEEFLGKPLGEVSHHLLHTHYFKRSEQ from the coding sequence ATGATCAGCCTGAATATCGACGGCAAGTACGTCAAGGTCCCCGAGGGCTCCACCATCCTGGACGCGGCGAAGGCCCTGGGCATCGAGATCCCCACGCTGTGCCACCTGGATCTGCATGCGGTAGGCCTGGTGAACAAGGGCGCATCCTGCCGGATCTGCGTGGTGGAGGTGAAGGGGCGCCGCAACCTGGCCCCCGCCTGTGCCACCCCGGCGGTGGAGGGGATGGAGGTCAAGACGAACACCATCCGGGTGCTCAACGCCCGGAAGACGGTGCTGGAGCTGCTCCTTTCGGACCACCCGAAGGACTGCCTCACCTGCGCCAAGAGCGGCAACTGCGAACTCCAGGAGATGGCGGAGCGCTTCTGCCTGCGGGAGAACCGCTACGAGGGGGGCCTGCAGTCCACCTACAAAAAGGACCATTCTCCCTCCCTGGAGCGGGACATGGACAAGTGCGTCATGTGTCGGCGCTGCGAGACCATGTGCAACGAGGTCCAGACCGTGGGGGTGCTCTCCGGGGTGAACCGGGGCTTTACCTCCGTGGTGGCTCCGGCCTTCGAGAAGCCCCTGGAGGAGTCGGTGTGCACCTTCTGCGGCCAGTGTGCCGCCGTGTGCCCCACCGGGGCGCTGGTGGAGCGGGACTACTCCTGGCAGGTCATTGAGGCCCTGGCGGACCCGGAGAAGGTGGTGGTGGTGCAGACTGCCCCGGCGGTGCGCGCCGCCCTGGGGGAGGAGTTCGGTCTGGAGCCCGGCACCCTGGTGACGGGCAAGATGGCCGCGGCCCTTCGGGCCCTGGGTTTCGACCACGTCTTCGACACGGACTTCGCCGCGGACCTCACCATCATGGAGGAGGCCTCGGAGTTCCTGGACCGCCTCACCCGACACCTGAACGGGGACAAGGACGTGCGGCTTCCCATCCTCACCTCCTGCTGCCCCGCCTGGGTGAAGTTCTTCGAGCACCAGTTCCCCGACATGCTGGACGTGCCCTCCACGGCCAAGTCCCCCCAGCAGATGTTCGGGGCCATCGCCAAGAGCTACTTCGCCCAGAAGCTGGGGATCCCCCGGGAGAAGATGGTGGTGGTCTCCATCATGCCCTGCCTGGCGAAGAAGTACGAGTGCTCCCGACCCGAATTCGCCGAGAACGGGAACCCCGACGTGGACATCTCCATCTCCACCCGGGAGCTGGCGCATCTCATCAAACGGGCCAACATCGACTTCCTGGCTCTGCCCGACGAGGACTTCGACAAGCCCCTGGGCGAGTCCACGGGCGCCGCGGTCATCTTCGGCACCACCGGCGGGGTCATCGAGGCGGCGGTGCGCTCTGCCGTGGAGTGGGCGACCAAGCAGCCCCTGGATTCCGTGGACTTCACCGCCCTTCGGGGCTTCCAGGGATGCCGGGAGGCGAAGCTCCCCGTGGGAGATCTGACGCTGCACATCGGCATCGCCCACGGCCTGGGCAACGCCCGGCGGCTTCTGGAGGCGGTCAGGAAGGGAGAGGTGGAGCCCTTCCACGCCATCGAGATCATGGCCTGTCCCGGCGGCTGCGTGGGCGGCGGCGGCCAGCCCTACCACCACGGCAACCTGGAGATCGTGAAGAAGCGCGCCGAGGCCATCTACCGAGAGGATCGAAACAAACCCATCCGGAAGTCCCACGAGAACCCGGACATCATCCGGCTCTACGAGGAGTTCCTGGGCAAGCCCCTGGGCGAGGTGTCCCACCACCTGCTCCATACTCACTACTTCAAGCGCAGCGAGCAGTAG
- a CDS encoding NAD(P)/FAD-dependent oxidoreductase, translating into MNIGIIGAGVTGLTAAYRLARAGEKVTVFDRSPEAGGMVRTFQMGGTRLESFYHHCFNSDTDLVSLVEEMNLGARLRWKAPINALWVPQGLYRFTTPGDLLRFRPLSLAGRVRFGLQVLGAKRVKDWKTLEGITARDWVCAGAGRDVWETLWGPLMRSKFGDSAEDVAAVWLWNKLVLRGGSRSKDLKNEELGYLEGSFGVLWDEVARRIRTLGGRICLGERVDRIVPREEGVELSVSGSLQSFDQVLFAAAPALLPPLAPDLPGDYAASLGELPYQANLCLCLKLEGPPLSPFYWISVAREDCPFVAAIEHTRLVDPAAYGGTVLYLSRYLDATDPLFSADDETVVARFLESLTDLYPLFYPDLVTESHLSRERYAQPVVGLGYSGRIPDLRTPLKGLYLASMSQIYPEDRGQSYAVRLGREAAEEMRRDVRRGL; encoded by the coding sequence TTGAACATCGGGATCATCGGCGCGGGGGTCACGGGGCTCACCGCGGCCTACAGGCTTGCCCGGGCGGGGGAGAAGGTGACGGTGTTCGACCGCTCCCCGGAGGCGGGGGGCATGGTGCGCACCTTCCAGATGGGGGGAACCCGTCTGGAGTCGTTCTACCACCACTGCTTCAACAGCGACACGGACCTGGTGTCCCTGGTGGAGGAGATGAACCTGGGGGCCCGGCTTCGCTGGAAGGCCCCGATCAACGCCCTCTGGGTGCCCCAGGGGCTGTACCGCTTCACCACTCCCGGGGACCTGCTGCGCTTTCGTCCCCTGTCCCTTGCCGGGCGGGTGCGCTTCGGCCTCCAGGTGCTGGGGGCCAAGCGGGTGAAGGACTGGAAGACCCTGGAGGGGATCACCGCCCGGGACTGGGTCTGCGCGGGCGCGGGGCGGGACGTGTGGGAGACCCTCTGGGGGCCCCTCATGCGCTCCAAGTTCGGGGACTCCGCGGAGGACGTGGCGGCGGTGTGGCTGTGGAACAAGCTGGTCCTCCGGGGGGGCAGCCGCTCCAAGGACCTGAAGAACGAGGAACTGGGCTACCTGGAGGGGAGCTTCGGGGTGCTCTGGGACGAGGTGGCCCGGCGGATCCGCACCCTGGGCGGCCGGATCTGCCTGGGGGAGAGGGTGGACCGGATCGTCCCCCGGGAGGAGGGGGTGGAGCTTTCCGTTTCCGGAAGCCTCCAGTCCTTCGACCAGGTGCTCTTCGCCGCCGCCCCGGCGCTGTTGCCTCCCCTGGCCCCGGACCTGCCGGGGGACTACGCCGCCTCCCTGGGGGAGCTGCCCTACCAGGCGAACCTGTGTTTGTGCCTCAAGCTGGAGGGGCCGCCTCTCTCTCCCTTCTACTGGATCTCCGTGGCTCGGGAGGACTGCCCCTTCGTGGCGGCCATTGAGCACACCCGGCTGGTGGATCCCGCCGCCTACGGCGGCACGGTGCTCTACCTCTCCCGGTACCTGGACGCGACGGACCCCCTCTTCTCGGCGGACGACGAGACGGTGGTGGCCCGCTTCCTGGAGTCCCTCACGGACCTGTACCCCCTCTTCTACCCCGACCTGGTGACGGAGAGCCACCTTTCCCGGGAACGATACGCCCAGCCCGTGGTGGGACTGGGGTACAGCGGACGGATTCCGGACCTTCGCACCCCCCTGAAGGGGCTCTACCTGGCCTCCATGTCCCAGATCTACCCGGAGGACCGGGGGCAGAGCTACGCCGTCCGGCTGGGACGGGAGGCGGCGGAAGAGATGCGCCGCGACGTCCGGAGGGGGCTGTAG